From a region of the Chroicocephalus ridibundus chromosome 8, bChrRid1.1, whole genome shotgun sequence genome:
- the RNPC3 gene encoding RNA-binding region-containing protein 3 → MAAPGCEEVRAAGVGLGAGLPQPGLPHHPGVARRRGRTLLVRHLPAELTAAEKEDLLKHFGAVSVRVLSDHGRLKHTAFATFPSENAAVKALSRLHQLKLLGHTLVVEFAKEQDSVQVLSQPSVSENCKSSEEPVKEEEKKEPNCVKIENGIAPNHGLTFPINSCLKYLYPPPSSTILANIANALASVPKFYVQVLHLMNKMNLPPPFGPITARPPMYEEYLPVPVPPPPIPPLPPEEPPLPEEEEEHLISEDESEYESDNEEEKERMTKLMELATLQPKRPINTKRRGVRKKQRIKDLLNVPVCTPHSNLHPTLSPSDVFEQPQHIGHKKIEFHISTDIPAVLQINSEKEEKNDLYAATEEINNTGFGRIFPAPSSNDKMETEEEEDEIPSEFISRRDLEKNRLSREEMEKFSVFKNYEPGDPNCRIYVKNLAKQVQEKDLKFIFGRYVDFQSEVERNMFDIRLMKEGRMKGQAFIGLPNEKAAAKALKEANGYVLFEKPMVVQFARSARPKQDANEGKRKK, encoded by the exons ATGGCGGCGCCGGGCTGTGAGGAGGTGCGGGCggctggcgtggggctgggagccggccTGCCGCAGCCCGGCCTCCCGCATCACCCCGgcgtggcgcggcggcggggccgcacGCTGCTGGTGCGGCATCTGCCCGCCGAGCTGACGGCGGCGGAGAAGGAGGATCTGCTGAAGCACTTTGGGGCAGTGTCTGTGCGCGTCCTGTCGGACCACGGGCGGCTG aaacatACTGCGTTTGCCACCTTTCCCAGTGAAAATGCAGCTGTAAAG GCTTTGTCAAGATTGCATCAGCTGAAGCTTTTAGGTCACACTTTAGTGGTTGAGTTTGCGAAGGAGCAAGATAGTGTGCAGGTACTTAGCCAGCCTTCTGTCTCAGAGAATTGTAAAAG TTCAGAAGAACCagtgaaagaagaagaaaagaaagaaccaaactgtgttaaaatagaaaatggaatTGCACCCAACcatgg cctcACTTTTCCCATCAATTCTTGCCTCAAATATTTGTATCCACCACCTTCAAGTACAATTCTAGCAAATATAGCAAACGCCTTGGCAAGTGTGCCCAAATTTTATGTCCAG GTACTTCATCTTATGAATAAAATGAATCTTCCTCCACCTTTTGGACCAATTACTGCTCGCCCTCCCATG TATGAAGAATATTTACCAGTGCCTGTGCCACCTCCCCCAATCCCACCTCTGCCTCCTGAAGAGCCTCCTTTgcctgaagaggaagaagagcatCTGATTAGTGAAGATGAATCAGAATATGAAAGCGAtaatgaggaggaaaaggagag AATGACCAAGTTGATGGAATTAGCAACCCTTCAGCCTAAAAGACCAATAAACACAAAGAGGCGTGGtgttagaaaaaaacaaagaattaaagaCTTATTGAATGTTCCCGTGTGTACTCCCCACAG TAATTTGCACCCTACGCTGTCACCTTCAGATGTCTTTGAGCAGCCACAGCATATAGGTCATAAAAAAATCGAGTTCCATATTAGTACTGACATCCCAGCCGTTCTTCAGATAaactcagaaaaagaagaaaaaaatg ACCTTTATGCAGCCACAGAAGAAATCAATAATACAGGCTTTGGAAGGATTTTCCCAGCTCCTAGCTCAAATGATAAAATGGaaactgaagaggaggaggatgaaataCCATCAGAATTTATTTCTAGAAGGGATCTAGAAAAAAACAGACTTTCTAGAGAAG aaatggaaaaattttctgttttcaaaaactaTGAGCCAGGTGATCCAAATTGCAGGATATATGTGAAGAACTTAGCTAAACAAGTTCAAGAAAAG GATCTCAAGTTCATTTTTGGAAGATATGTTGACTTCCAGTCAGAAGTAGAACGAAATAT GTTTGATATACGCTTGATGAAAGAAGGCCGTATGAAGGGACAGGCTTTCATTGGACTTCCtaatgaaaaagcagctgctaaagctttaaaagaagcaaaTGGATATGTCTTATTTGAAAAACCCATGGTGGTT CAATTTGCTCGTTCAGCTAGACCAAAACAGGATGCcaatgaagggaaaagaaaaaagtag